The Pyrus communis chromosome 5, drPyrComm1.1, whole genome shotgun sequence region ATTTCCCTTGGTGTaagcaattaattaaaaatcatatatgCATATCTAAGTTAGGCTGGTCAACCAGCTCTGTGTGTATAGCTTTTTACACAAGTTGGAATACACAACTTTGTAACTTAAAAGGAAATTAGAAAATAGTctactatatatataaacttatcGTAGTGAAAAATTCGGCTAAAATTAatcatggatttttttttaaccaacgAATAGGATAATTATACTAAATTTATCTAAACTATGGGAGGAGAATTCGAATTTGGATGCATAAAGTAGAGCACACTGCTCTAACTAGCTTGACTAAAACAAATCTACAAACTAATCATGTTAGTTTATTTTGAGTGGATTAAACGattcaatatatttttttcaccttTAAAGTGATCATTGCAACAACagaagttcttttttttttttttagtagtaatacaacaatatatttatatgttaattaaaTTCATAAGTTCATATTCCATTGAGATAAGTCCACCGTCGTAGTTGCCATGATAAAAGTAATATGGTGGGGGAAGTGCCGGGTTCAATTATTTGGCTTGTTGTTTAGTCTTTCTTTGATTGAATTAGATTAATTGGTGTAgtaaacctttttttatttgcGTCGCAATTAAGCTTGTTTCTTACTTGTTTATCACACTCATTCCTCaatagtttatttttgttgtgtttCTTAATCCTTTAACTTTGCCGATATTCAAACATTTTGGGTAAAGGTTATCGATAAACATTGCATAACTTGGATAACTTTGCCTATATccaatttttttgggtaatgGTTATCGATAAACATTGCATAACTTGGTTGTTCTTTCTTTACCTAGGAAAGAATGTAAGACTTGGCACTGGGTTTTCCTTTGGATGGGACTTTTTTCAAACATTAAGAAACGTGCACTTCTCACCTCTTAGAAATAATATACCATTGTTACGCATCCGAAAACTATGTCATCATGACAGGATTTTACTTTGAGAAATGATTGTTGGATTGATTGGTGgttctttttaaatttcattgagtctttttgagatAGAATTCTATAGGTAGTGCTATCCAttcctatttttattttttacacattttcttcaaaatttttacgtctaatcaaataaattgaagaaaatcaatgtaAAAAAAGGTacgtaaaaagtaaaaataatgtGTAAATATCACTTACGTAAATCTGTTAGACCTGACCATCCTATAGGTACCgcttggtacgtgggacgggacggaacagagtgggacaaggcgttccgtcccacgtttggtgctcttaaaacgggtggaacgagctgttccacgggacgagttttgggtgaatttttgtTCCACCTcaaccccctggaacgactcgttccacatccgtggataacaaaattataacctctccgtctccttcttcttcctccttgtttccatccgagggcatctttgctcccgctccgttccgttccgtcccatccagtcccgttccgtcccgtccagTCACATTCTGTTCCGTCCCATTCCATTTCATTCCGTctcgtcccgtctgcataccaaacgataccataatgaatcaccgtgattaaattaaagtaaatagagatgcagttttttttttttatcttgacTCTCGAGAAGAGTAGAAATAGTAGGGCCCCGACACTTGGGTCCTAAGATATTGGGGGTACGAAACAAAGTGTAAAGGAAATGATGTGATGCTCCATTTCCTTGAACTTTTTATTGTACTTCCTTATACAACACTCTGATTATATGGAATGTGCAAAGGATTTATATGTCGACAAATCTGGATTACTCGATTCTATGGGACATCTGTGATTTGGTTTCTTGTAAGAAAATTTGTGTCTGTCCAATCAAATTATGTATGCTTTTTTAAGGTTAATATGAACTTCATTAATAGAAGTAAATATTACACAAATAGCAACCCAAGAGCTCGATAACTTGACATGGTAAGAGATGATATGTAACTTTTCAGCGAAAAAAAGCATACATCACAATTTCCACAGATCCAATGTAAGAGGCAACATAaagataacaaaaaaataactgCAACATGACCTAAGATTACACAACCACACCAATCGCAAATAATGCCCCAAATAAACCATCGAACCAACTAAGCaaataaaatcttatgtcatcTTCACCAACCAGAGACCAGCAAGAGCTAGCAAAGCCAACAACCATGTAAACAATAATACCATTGAAGAAGGTTGTACAATGACTCAAACCGAAACCAAGGGAACGGTTTTGCACACCTTCCCATGAATGAACGATAAATCGCCTTCATAGCGGGTGGTGAAGATGAGTTTCAAATTATGCTTCACAACATAAAGTAAAAACATAGAAGGGAACCTGGTGTTATGGGAGAGAGGGGATGGGAGGAGTTGGAGCATAAGTGTGGCGGTGACTGGAATAAGGGAAAATAACTGAGCTTAAAGCCAGGGATTTGAGATTCATTTGGGTGGATCCAAAAATTGTGGCTTGAGAGAACAAGTCTAAGATAGCTATAGGAAAATGCAAATAGTGGGAGACATAGCCCCATTGTTGAGATTGTGCTCAGCTCCAAAACCACCGTCAATCGTGGTTTGGTGTAGCCATCGTCAACTCTCACCGATGTGGAGAGAGAGAACGAGGCTGACCATAAAGGCCTTTAGCAGGGCCGCGCTGAGGGGGTGCACGTGGTGCTACCAGACAGGGCTCCCTATAGTAGTAAGTGTAGAATATTACAAACTTGAGTCTTAGCGCAAGTGGAATTATTGCTTGTTTACATTGGCCTAGGGGATGGGTTTGAAACTCATCTCCATCATTTTTtcagtttatatttttattcacTGCATAAGCTTCCACAAAATGATATAACAATTTCACACAATAACATGAAAATTCGAACCTTGACCCTCTAAATAGTTAAGGAAAAACAATACGCCACCTTtccatttgtttgtttgtttgtttgttttttttttttttttttttttttttttttgtgtcgaagcctttccacttgttgatttgttaaatttgtttgtgcTATTAGAATTTATAGAAGctcaattgaaaactaaaattaatattttgaacaaaaaaaaaaaaaaaaaaaattcttagtaCTTTTTAGGGCTTCCAATTCACTTTTGCATAGGGCCCTTAAAATCTCAGGACTGGCTCTAGACTTTAGGGATGTAAGGATGGAAGAAGGGGAAGACGGAAGAAGATGAGGACAAGAGAGGGAATGGATGTGAACGCTATTAAGGAAAGGGAAGGAGGAGACAAGGCAGTAAAGGTGAATTGCACCTAATAGTACTGCTCTAAAAATTCCCACCTAGCGCCACCTAGGGCCTGCCTAGGCACTAGACAGCTGGCCACCGCCCTGATTAATCCCTAGGTATTTGAAAACTAAGAAAGGTGCCTAGATCTGCTTAGGCACCCGCCTAAACCCGCCTAGGCACACACTTAGGTTGCCACTCTCGTTTAGATAGAAagtagataactttcattttgcatttttttttttgcaataaattgtaaaagacttgttgaatacttggatggagACTCATTATATTATGgttcccatgttttcaatatattcTAATATTCTCTAAGCTATATGTCATTCTATCTTTTCAATTTATGTATACCAACACAACTATGTactttttaaagtaaaacaaacaCTTATTTGTACGATATATAATATGATAACTTAAGGTCTCGGTGTTAACTGGAGTggggttaggatatttaaactattacttttgtttttctatgactgatgtgggattcaacacgccccctcacgtgGGACCCAATTTACGTaggagatccacacatcgacaaccacgtggagccatggGGACTCACCCTACACAAGGAGCCAAAGGACCCAAGCGCTCTGAACCatctgttgtttttttttttttttttgggaggcTTTCGTGGGAGAAAGTCAGAAAGATTGAGAAATAGAACCATCTGATTTGAGATAAAATTTAACATTCTTCGAGTATCATTAATAGCATTTTctacattttgtttttcaacATGAATTTCAGCAAGTCTCGTAGTCAACCATCTTGTATTATGATTAACCATTAAAGAGATATGTCTAACCTTGCTAAGGCGAGGTGCGTCTTCTCGCGAAACAAGATGGCACGGCCCGAGTCGACAACAAATGGTTACCCACCCACAAGGCTTTACGTTTTGTTTGGATCATGATATCGTCTCGAATGGGGCTaaggggacccacccatcacgtggCAGTACATTATGGGCCCACTcactggctctgataccatatagaattatcagagagataGGTCAAATGCCCACTTTCAACAATACTGATACTGaccccaacttggtaattatcaCTTGCATCATCCATTAGGTatggagttttatcacaaaaaacctcggtattagttagagtttGGTTACtgattaggatatttaaactattactttCGTTTTTCTATGACCAATGTGGGATTCAACACTATGTACGTCCAATTCAATCTCTTCCCTCATTTTACCATAAATTAGAGTAATAATATAGTCTGTAATGAAAAAATTAACAGAGAGAAGAATATAGTATATACGAGAGCATTTTGGGTTTGGTTCTTGTGATCTGAATATGATGCATCATATGTAATAGGGTCCCTTTACAGTAACCGAGTGACTCATCCACAAATTGAGACAAACCGAAAAGCactttgggttttgggttttgatccGCAAACCTACTTGTCTACAAACGACTGTATGCTAGTTTTCAAGTCTACAAGCACAAAACGTTAGCTGGTCCCTTTACTATTAGATTTGCCAAATATCCCGAGCCCTGATAGAGGAGGGCCTTCATGTTGCATGTAGACAATTATCTTGACATTCTGTTTTATTCGTATAATGCTATGCAAAAGAGTTTATATAACATTGTATCATTAACATAAATTGTAGTGTAACAGTTTTATTGAAGTTTCATGCATGTCATACGTAAAGACTTGTACTAGAGTGCATACAAGACAAATACTATAATTTATTGGCTTGTTTgaatatgcttttaaaatgattgaaaatgtttttagataaattttttttggattccaaaagcacttaaagtgctttttacaagaagcaccagttatgtgtttCTTCCAGAAagtactttaagtgttttttcaagatttactagcatttttactaaagattattttcaaaaatattttcaccaaaaatgttttcaatcattttaaaaacacatccaaacaagCTTTATGTTATTTGGGAGCAGCATTTTTATGACCTTCTTATTTACTTGACCAGGCTtctcatttttaaaaataaggCCTCCTTATTTTgttactttaataaaaaactagGGGAGGGTATGAGAGATTAGAGACACCATATTTTCATGCTATATAAGTTGATTACATTGATAAATATTGTAACATAACACATCAAACTGTCTATGAcgtaatcaactaaaataatctAAAGGCTCGTTTGAAAACACCTTTGTATGCTCGTAAATGTTTTTATAAGAATCATGACAAAACTTTCTAACAAGCCTTGCTAAAAATGCTTTTTTACCCATCCTAAAAGCAATGCCAAACGAGCCTTGATTGTCAATACAAAATGTGACAGAAGGAACAAAGCAATGTCAGAATTGGGATAGCATTGCACTGAAAATCAAACTTTGACTATTGGTAGGTGTCGATTAAAAAATCCAACAAATGCATTACATTAATACATAAGAGAGAATTCCTAGACCGTCAATAATCCTGAGCATTTTCTGTAGGCATAGATTAACAGCACCGAGACACCAACATTCAGTTATATAAACCTCAATTTTTCCTAATCCTAGAAGCCtcttttgtctttgttttccttttttctacCCCATCGTTTCCATTGTAAAGATAAAAAAGGAAATAGGGAGAGGTGGttctgtatttttctttctttttttgaagtAATTCATCTTTCAACCAATCACATGTTCCTTGTCTTATCCCAACCAGCCTCAATCCTCTGCCCCCTAGTATGGTCGGTACCTCCTGCCGCCACGGTGGCCTTCATCACTACCGCCACCTCCTCGTCCAGGATGACTGCCTGGAACATTGCTCCGATCTGCTCTCCGAGGTCGAGGAGTTGGCATCTGTACACCAGGCTGCTGACTGCACAATACCAATCTCTATGAGACACTGTTCTATAAGTTTTTCACTCTTTATTCTAAAGTAACTCCCCCAGAGAACAACTGACAACTTACAGAACATAGCCGATTCGACCATCTGGTAAAACCATAGGGACCATGTGCATTCCTGCAGGCATTGGCCCTCTGCCATATATCATTGGCTGTTCATGTATAAAACCCGTTAGATAGACTGATAGATGATCAATGCCAAGACACGAGAGGACCAATCTAAATTCAGCGACATACCTGCTGAAAGCCTCCAGCAACACCATATCCAGCCCCTACAGAGCCGTATGGATTTCCACCAAAACCACCACCATACCCAGGGTGTGCAACGTGGTTTGCATGAGGCCCCGCATTGTACGGATAAGCCCCATCAGGTTTCTTCTCAGTCTGAGGCTTCGCAAGGACAACTTCCAGTGGATGACCTATAAACAAATAGCTTCGTATATTAATTTTGTAGACAGTGAACTCAACAAAGAAATAAAGAGGACATTTCAGACCTGTGTCTATCGACAAACTCATGATACTTTATACAGCAATCAAATAAACATATATGTAACAGAAAGAAACATTTCAACTAAGACCGGCTCTctattgattattgattaatattcACATTGAGTAGCATTGCACAAGCAGGAGGAGCATTTAAACAAAGATAACCACGATATGTACACGCCTACAAGCTGTTATTTCTAATATTTCAACAAAGAGTTCCTAATGGAAGCCACAAATCATTTAGGTTATACTTTTGTTATAATATAATAGGAATAAAAGTTTCACATTTGATTTAATTGAAGTAACTTTACACCACAACGATGAAAAGAATGGACAGTAGAGTTAATACTTTCCACAATGAGTTTGTATGTCTAATTCCAAATCAAATAGCATAGCGTTCTACAACATGAATCTCGACCCGAAACACCAATTCTTAAAACATTATGAACCATCCCcctatgttattttattatttcacaTATTTACAGGGAAGATAGTTGTGGGGCAGATTTGCTTGCCCACTTTGAGATATCTCTGGGCCTGTGGTTGTAGCATTATGAGCGCACACCCTACAGGCATGTGCTATCCTTTTTAAAGGCATTATTCGTGTCCACAGGCTTAGGGTTGTTCGTGCCTCAGGCAGTTAATTTCTGCATCTTTGCAGCAATGCCAACCTATAGATATTCCACATTAATTTTAGCTtgatttattaatttctttggtTAAGAAATTCCAAAATCATCAACTCCATACGCTTAACTTAGTGCAAGCTGCATGTAAGTTGAAAGATGCATCAATCACATTGCATCAAACTAAAAGCTACTAAGAACAACTTCTAAAGTAGAGGTTTTATCTTGCTTGATTTTAAATGTAAGCCCCTGAAGTGGTGCAAACTACAtaccatcaatttcatatttctcAGTGTCTTTGACCGCTTTCAGTGCACTTGCCCTTTCAGCGAAATGGACGAAGCCAAAATCTCGTTTTCCTTGACCACCTTTTCCAGGTGGCATAACCACTTTTGTCACTTCACCATGGTGCTGGAATAGTTCCTTCAGCTTCTCAGTGCTAGTGTTCTCAGGTATGTTTTTCACATAAAGAGCCTTCACCTGGGACTTGTCAAAGAAACAGCATACCAGCAAGAAAATGTCAATTCGTATGCAGTaacataatctgaaaatttTTGATACGAAGTAAAAGGTATCATTTAAACTTCAAGTAAATGAGCAACTGACTTTTAAATTATCcatcaaagttttcaaaataatttaactaaGTTCATATCAAGTCAAATTGTGACTTGTGTGAATTAACGATTTTGAAAATATAACTAGAAATATATCTGTACTAATATGAAATGCCAAAAGGCAACAACCAATTTGGGTCTTCACTTTTTAATTTCGGAAAAACCAAGGATCCCTCACAAACTTACAAAAACGTGCAAACAAAATCCACTTCCAATAAAGAAAAACTtcaataaaaagaagaagaataatttATTCCAGTCCATCCCATTCTTCCTACAAATTAGTACATTTCTTTTGCACTTACCGAATATCTAAACAATCAACAGTTTATCATTTGTAACGAAGAATTTACAGAAGGGCTAATGTGATACTTAAAAATGCATTTTAGGTGTGACTTTAACGCCAGGGAAATTGTAATGCCCCTAAGCTTGTCTCAAAAGTCTGTACTAGTGAGTGACAGCTTGAGGAGTGAAccaccaagcaaccacattgtTGGTGGTCTTCCTGGCCTCGCTGACAACCAAGGTGCCTGTGGGAAGATACAGTCCAGTGAGATTGACCGACAACCAAGGTACAACGGCATCCATGGGGATGCGGCTTAATGGGCCATGGTGGAACATAGAATCCTAACTCAGTCATAAACTCTGCTCTAGTATGGTATATGAGCTTCAGTTGACTCTTTCCAATAGCCTAGACTTTTGAGTTTTCATACAAATTTTGGGGCATTACAGTCATACTCATATTGCACAGATTCTTATAAACTACTTGTTTGCATCGATATGCTAATCAAACATAATAGGTTAATCTTTTGGTGATACTTTTGCCTTTtaagttctaaaaacaaaaacaaaaactgtgAACTGTCAATTAAGCCCCTGAACCTGGAACCtcattcaattagaaattggaGTATACCTGAGCAGCAGCAGCATGATCAGAAGTACTTTTTGGATCAGCCCAGGTAACAGTTGGGGTATTTCCATCCagcttaaaatttgaatttgacattTTCTGTCTTGAATAATCAGCGCAGGCATTATTATaatacaaaacaaaa contains the following coding sequences:
- the LOC137734027 gene encoding heterogeneous nuclear ribonucleoprotein Q-like isoform X3 — its product is MAEGAEVEERVDLDEDNYMEEMDDDVEEQIDEDGVDGGSEENVEEHAEEAHEDPATKSSDTDHPPEPEESHSAGEFVEDGEKPSAPVNEEEKEKHTQLLALPPYGSEVFIGGLPKDTSEEDLRDLCDEIGEIIEVRLMQDRETGESKGYAFIGFKTKEVAQNAIEELHSKVFKGKTLRCSLSETKHRLFIGNVPKIWTEDEFRKVIDEVGPGVEHIELIKDPQNPSRNRGFAFVLYYNNACADYSRQKMSNSNFKLDGNTPTVTWADPKSTSDHAAAAQSQVKALYVKNIPENTSTEKLKELFQHHGEVTKVVMPPGKGGQGKRDFGFVHFAERASALKAVKDTEKYEIDGHPLEVVLAKPQTEKKPDGAYPYNAGPHANHVAHPGYGGGFGGNPYGSVGAGYGVAGGFQQPMIYGRGPMPAGMHMVPMVLPDGRIGYVLQQPGVQMPTPRPRRADRSNVPGSHPGRGGGGSDEGHRGGRRYRPY
- the LOC137734027 gene encoding heterogeneous nuclear ribonucleoprotein Q-like isoform X2 — translated: MLVREPDMAEGAEVEERVDLDEDNYMEEMDDDVEEQIDEDGVDGGSEENVEEHAEEAHEDPATKSSDTDHPPEPEESHSAGEFVEDGEKPSAPVNEEEKEKHTQLLALPPYGSEVFIGGLPKDTSEEDLRDLCDEIGEIIEVRLMQDRETGESKGYAFIGFKTKEVAQNAIEELHSKVFKGKTLRCSLSETKHRLFIGNVPKIWTEDEFRKVIDEVGPGVEHIELIKDPQNPSRNRGFAFVLYYNNACADYSRQKMSNSNFKLDGNTPTVTWADPKSTSDHAAAAQVKALYVKNIPENTSTEKLKELFQHHGEVTKVVMPPGKGGQGKRDFGFVHFAERASALKAVKDTEKYEIDGHPLEVVLAKPQTEKKPDGAYPYNAGPHANHVAHPGYGGGFGGNPYGSVGAGYGVAGGFQQPMIYGRGPMPAGMHMVPMVLPDGRIGYVLQQPGVQMPTPRPRRADRSNVPGSHPGRGGGGSDEGHRGGRRYRPY
- the LOC137734027 gene encoding heterogeneous nuclear ribonucleoprotein Q-like isoform X1: MLVREPDMAEGAEVEERVDLDEDNYMEEMDDDVEEQIDEDGVDGGSEENVEEHAEEAHEDPATKSSDTDHPPEPEESHSAGEFVEDGEKPSAPVNEEEKEKHTQLLALPPYGSEVFIGGLPKDTSEEDLRDLCDEIGEIIEVRLMQDRETGESKGYAFIGFKTKEVAQNAIEELHSKVFKGKTLRCSLSETKHRLFIGNVPKIWTEDEFRKVIDEVGPGVEHIELIKDPQNPSRNRGFAFVLYYNNACADYSRQKMSNSNFKLDGNTPTVTWADPKSTSDHAAAAQSQVKALYVKNIPENTSTEKLKELFQHHGEVTKVVMPPGKGGQGKRDFGFVHFAERASALKAVKDTEKYEIDGHPLEVVLAKPQTEKKPDGAYPYNAGPHANHVAHPGYGGGFGGNPYGSVGAGYGVAGGFQQPMIYGRGPMPAGMHMVPMVLPDGRIGYVLQQPGVQMPTPRPRRADRSNVPGSHPGRGGGGSDEGHRGGRRYRPY